GATACGGCTATCGGCAGGTGCCGCCACAACGACTGCGGCACCTCGGCGTCGGTGTAGCGGCGCAAGCGGTGTCGCCGGCGGGACTGAACGAGGACATACACGGCGAGCAATGCCAGCGGGATCAGCCCGAACAGCAACAGCTCCGGACGTTGGAATCCGTAGAACGGCAGTGGGCCGATCACGGGAAGCGACATTCAATTCACCTCCCCGTCGGGCCGCCGCTGACCTCCGGCGGACGCTGCCGCCAGTAAAGAGGAGACTTGAGGACCCGTCAAACGCGCACTGTTCGCGCGCTATTCGCGCCGCAGGCGCGAATCGACGAACTTCTCGAGTTCCTCCCATTCCCGCACCGCCGCCGAATACGGCGACGCGGGCTTGCCCACCGAACCGGGCTCCAACACGTAGGCCACCAGCTTGCCCAGCGGCTTGCCCGTTTCCAGCGCCTTGTCGACGGTGCTCTCCTCGGAGTAGTCACCGATATCGCGGAGCAGTTCGACGGCCAGGTCGAGTTGCTCGCGATCCACCGCGTCGGGCCCGTCGGCGAAGTCGTCGGCCAGCCCGGACAGCACGTAGATGTTCTCGTCGGTGACTTCCACGGACAGGGATCCGTCGGTCGCCGCGGTGCGGATGTCGTCGTAGGTGCTCAAATCCGACAGGTCGTGGTCGTGCTCGTCAGCCAGATAGCGCGCCAGGGACCGCTCGGAGGTGAACACGCTGATCCGTCCGTTGCGTCCCAGGAAGATCGGGCGGTCGTCGAGGTAGCAGCGCAGCGTGTAGAACGTGCCCGAACTCGTGATGATGCGGACCGGGTCGATACCGACCTGCAGCCAGAAGTCGTCGTCGCCGCCCAGCACCACGGTGTCGCCGGGCGCGCGGACCTCCGCCTCGTCCTCTTCCTCGTCTTCCTCGTCGACGGACTCATCGACGGGCTCGGCCTCTTCCTCGTCGACGGCTTCGCCGTCGGACTCGTCCTCGGGTTGTCCTTCGGATTCGTCTTCGGGCTCTTCACGCTCTTCGGCCAGCTCGTCGGCGGCCTTCTGCGCCGCCGCCTCGTCGACCTCGGGAGTGCTGACGATGTCCTCGACCGCGCTGAGCACGTCGTCCCAGCTGCGTCCGATGATCTCGGCGATCGAATTCCAGCGTTTGGCACCCGCTTTGCCGGTGAAGAGTTCGATGCCGCCGGATACCGTGCCGAGGCTGGGGTTGCCGTTGAAGAATTTCGACACCGCCGCCAGCTCACACACCGACCCGATCGACGACACGATCGCCAGCACGCCGGCCAGCGCCGTCACCGACTCCTCGGACGGCTTCTCGGCCACCAGCTCTTCGACCGCCACCAGGTCGAACTGCTTGGCCTCGGCGGGTTCGAAACTGTGCGCGTGGGCCGTGGCCAGGTCCTTCCACGCCGGGTGATCGACCAGGTCGTGGTCGTCGCCGGAACGCACGAACGCGACGAGGTCGGCAACGGCCTCGAAGGCGTACAGGTCGTCGTCCTTGCCCAGGAACGCCTCCCACTCGTCGCCTGAGTCGCGCCAGCGCGGTGCCCACACGGTGTAGCGGTCCCCGTCGGACAGGCTCAGACGGACGGGGACGAGGTCAGCAGCCATGCGGCACAGAATAGCGACGGTCGACGAGCGCGCCCGGCCCGGTTGGGACTATCCCGCCCAAATGCTGGCGATCGCGGGAGCGTTGGCCGCGTTTCCCGTCTTGGGCAGCCCGTACATCTGCTCGATCGTGGACAGCAGGTTGTAGTGGCTCATCTGCTCGCTGTAGTTGCCCGGCTGCACGTGCGCGCCGTAGATGATCGTCGGGATCTGGTTGCGATTTCCTTGCGAACCGGATCCGTCGTCCTCATCCCAGGTCACGATCAGCAGGCTGTTGTTCGCCGCCGCCCAGTTGGCGTAGCCGGACAGCTGTCGATTCAGCCAGGTATCGCCTTGGGCGACGGAGCCGTCGTGCATGTTGTTGTCGTTGTTGGGAATGACAAATGACACCGTCGGGAGGCTGGCGTAATTCCCCTGCGGAAACGCGGAGAACGGCACCGAGCTCGCCGGCGGCACATTGGTGAAATTGGCCCACGGCACGTGCTTGCGCGCGTACTTGCCCGCGCTGCACACGGGCGAGCCGGCGGCGGGCAGGTCTTCGGCATAACCGATGAATGTGTAGCCGGCGCCGAGCAATTCGGAGCCCAGGTTGGGTGCATTGCCGGCGTTGAGCGGGCACGAGTCTCTGGTCACTCCAAACGTGTTGCCCGCGAACAGTGCCAGATAATTCGGCTCGCTGGGATGAGTTTCGGCGAACGACGCGACCATGTTGGCGCCATGGGCGGCAAGGGCGTTGATGAACGGGTTCTGCGGGCTGCCGATGATGTGGCCCTCAGAACGGTTCTCTTCCACCACAATTACGATGTGCGCGGGCCGGGGAAGCGCAGCCGCGGCGGTCACGCGGGGAGCCAACGGGGTAGCGGCCAGCCAGGTCAGCGTCACCGCGCCGGCCAGGATCAGGGGACTTCGAATCGCGCGAAACACCCGGGGAGCATATGGGCCGACGCGCGGGATCGACGGCAGGCGCGCACGCGTGTGAGCTGCACTTTAGCCAACCGAGGTCAGATCGTTATATACCCTCGAACGCATGGAAGTGCGAGTAGTCGATCACCCGTTGGCCGCAGCCCGGCTGACGGCGTTGCGCGACGAACGCACTGATGCCCCCGGCTTCCGGGCCGCGCTGCGCGAGCTGACGCTGGTGCTGGTTTACGAGGCCACCCGGGAGGCGGCCACCGCGCCGGTCAGGATCCGGACGCCACTGGCCGAGACCGTCGGGCGGCGATTGTCCAGTCCGCCGCTGCTGGTTCCGGTGTTGCGGGCCGGGCTCGGGATGGTTGACGAGGCGCACGCCGCGATTCCCGAGGCCGAGGTCGGCTTCGTCGGCGTCGCCCGCGACGAGGACACCCACCTACCATTCCCGTACCTGGAGTCGCTGCCCGCGAAGCTCAAACACCGCCCGGTCATGGTGCTCGACCCGATGCTGGCCACCGGCGGGTCGATGACCTACGCGATCGAGTTGCTGCTGCGCCGTGGTGCGACCGACATCAGCGTGCTCTGCGTGGTGGCCGCGCCGGAAGGCCTTGCGGCAGTGGAGAAAATAGCGCCGAACGTGCGAGTGTTCACCGCGGCGGTCGACAAGGGGCTCAACAAGTCGGCGTTTATCGTGCCGGGACTCGGGGATGCGGGCGACCGCCAGTTCGGGCCGCGGGTATTCACCAGTGCGCCACCGCAGCGACCAACTCCGCACGCAACGCGTCGGCATAAGTCCGGGAAGAAGTCAGGTCATCGGAAGCCGAACAGCGAATCTCCAAGTAGCACTTCAGCTTCGGCTCGGTCCCGGAGGGCCGCACCACCACCCTGATCGAGGTGCTGCCGTCACCGGCGGTGAAGATCAGCGCGTCGGTGATATCGGTGATCCTCGCCGCGAACCCGGCCAGTTGGCTCGGCGGTTCGGTACGCAGCCGCTGCATGAGCCCGGCGGCTTCGGCGGTGTCGGCGGCCCGGCGTGACACCGCGGCGCCTTCGTGTACGCCATAGCGGCGGGCGAGGTCGTCGAGCGCGTCAGGCACCGAACGCCCCTGCTGTTCGAGCGCGGCGACCAGGTCGCACACCAGCACCGCGGCACTGATCCCGTCCTTGTCGCGCACGGCGGCCGGGTCGACGCAGTGGCCGATCGCTTCTTCATAGGCGTAGACCAGGTTGCCGCCCGGCACCTGCGAATCGGCGCGCGCCAGCCATTTGAAGCCGGTGAGGGTCTCGACGTGGACCGCGCCGTAGCGGGCCGCGATCTGCGCCAACATCCGTGACGACACCACGGTGCTGGCCACCACGGCGGTATCCGGTCGCTGGTGAGAAAGGATGTAATCGCCTAACAGCCAACCGGTTTCGTCGCCGGATAGCATCCGCCATCCCGTCGTGGTGGGTACGCCCACCGCGCAACGGTCGGCGTCGGGGTCCAGGGCGATCGCGACGTCGGCCTCGATATCGGCGGCCAGGGCGAGCAGCGCGTCGGTGGCGCCGGGCTCCTCGGGGTTCGGAAACGCGACGGTGGGGAAGTCGGGGTCCGGCGCGTACTGGGCACCGACGGTGTGCACCTGGTCGAAACCGGCGCGGTGCAGCGTCTCGACGGCCACCGCACCACCGACCCCGTGCAGCGGGGTCAGGGCCACACGCACCGAACCGGTGGCGCGCCGTACCCCGGCCGCGCGTTCGATGTAGCGCCCGACCAGGTGGGTGTCCGCGGGCGCCACCGGCTTGCGGGCGATCCGGTCGGCGGGAGGCGCTGTCGCCATTGCGGTTTCGATCTCGGTGTCGGTGGGGGAGACGATTTGGATGCCGCCGTCAAAGAACACCTTGTAGCCGTTGTCGGCCGGCGGATTGTGCGAGGCCGTGATCTGGATCCCGGCAGCGGAGCCGGTGTGACGCACCGCGTAGGCGACCACCGGCGTCGGCACCGTCCCGGGTAACAGAAGTACCGAAAAGCCCTCGGCCGCAAGTACTTCCGCGGTAACCGTGGCAAAGCTTGCCGAGCCGTGCCGGGCGTCACGTCCGACGATCACCTGCGAACCCGCCAGGCCTCGATCGGTGAGCACCCGCGCTACTGCCCAGGTGGCGCGCGATACCACCGCGACGTTCATCGCGTCCGGGCCGTCGCGCACCGGGCCGCGCAATCCTGCGGTGCCGAACTTCAGCGGTTGTCCCACCCGATCATTCTGCTAAATCCGGGCGATCCGCTTGATGATCAAGGCCAGCAGTGCACCGATCCGCGATGCCGACGCTGCCCCGGCCGCCATCACGTCGGCATGGCTCAGCGGAGCGCCGGTGATACCGGCCGCCAGGTTGGTCACCAGCGAAATGCCCAACACCTCGGCACCGGCCGCGCGGGCCGCGATCGTTTCGTGCACCGTCGACATGCCGACCAGGTCGGCACCCAGCGTTTGCAGCATCCGGATTTCGGCCGGCGTCTCGTAGTGCGGCCCGGGCAGGCCGGCGTACACGCCTTCGGTCAGCTCGGGATCGGCCGCGCGGGCGAGCCGGCGCAGCCGCGCCGCGTAGGCGTCGGTCAGATCGACGAACTGCGCACCGACCAACGGCGAGCGTGCGGTCAGGTTCAGGTGATCGCTGATCAGTACCGGCTGGCCGACCCGCATGTCGGTGCGCAATCCGCCGGCCGCGTTGGTCAGCACGACGATGCCCGCCCCGGCCGCGCAGGCCGCCCGGACCGGGTGCACGACGTGGCTCAGGTCATGACCCTCATAGGCGTGCACGCGGCCGGCCAACACCAGTACCCGGTGCTCACCGATGCGCACCGACAACAGCTCACCGGGATGGCCGGCCGCGCGGGGCGGCGCGAAGCCCGGAAGTTGGGCCTGGGGCAACACGACGTCTGGAGAGCCCAGTTCCGCGATCGCCGGCGACCATCCCGAACCCAGCACGATGGCGATGTCATGCTGATCGACCCCGGTGCGCTCGCGGATGGAATGCGCCGCACGCCGCGCGAGTTGAAGCTTCTCGGATGCAACGTCGGACACACTGCGCGAGCTTAGCTTCGCTACATATGTCAGGATCTCCCGCATGAGTTTTGGTAGGTGGCCGATTGTCGGCGTGGTCGTTGCTGTGGCGGTCTCGGTGGCCGCGCTCGTCAGTGGCCCCGCGCCGACGGCACTGGCCGACTGTCCCGACGTTCAGCTGATCTTCGCCCGCGGTACCAACGAGCCGCCCGGCCTGGGCGTCGTGGGTGATGCGTTGTTCGCCGCGCTGCAGCCCGTCCTGGGCGGACGCAACTTCGACAACTACGCGGTGAACTATCCGGCCAGCTACAACTTCCTGACCACCGGCGACGGCGCCAACGACGCCCGCGATCACATCGCGGCGATGGTCGACCAGTGCCCGGGCACCCACCTGATCCTCGGCGGCTTCTCGCAGGGCGCCGCCGCGGTCTCGATGCTGGCCGGGGTACCGCCACTGGGCAACACGATCGGTGACTTCGGGTCGGCTCCGGCGCTGGACCCCGGCCTGGCCAGCAAGATCAGGGCGGTCGCGGTGTTCGGCAATCCCGGCAACCGGTTCAACACGCCCCTGTCGACGGCGGGGCAGTTCGCCGGCCGTGCCATCGACCTGTGCAGCCCCGGTGACCCGGTCTGCGTCGTCGGCGGTCGCGACCGGGATGCGCACCACGACTATTCGATACCGCCCTACCCCGGCCAGGCGGCGAGCTTCATCGCCGGACGGGTGTAGCGGCGGCCGGGGCGGTCAGCCGCGGCTTCGGTCGGTGAGATACTGCGAGGATGGCCACCAACACCGCATTGGACAGCGTCGAGAGCGCAGTGCGGCGTCGTGGCGTCGATCTTGTCGAACTGTCGCACACAATCCACGCCGAGCCTGAGCTGGCCTTCGCCGAGCACCGTAGCTGCGCCAAGACGCAGGCCCTGGTCGCCGAGCGTGGCTTCGAGGTGACCTCTGCCGCCGGCGGCCTGGACACCGCCTTCCGCGCCGACTTCGGCAGCGGACCGCTGGTGATCGGGGTCTGCGCCGAGTACGACGCCCTGCCCGGGATCGGACACGCCTGCGGCCACAACATCATCGCCGCGTCGGCGGTCGGAACCGCGCTGGCGCTCGCCGAGGTGGCCGACGAGCTGGGCCTGACCGTTGCCCTGATCGGCACCCCCGCCGAGGAGGCCGGCGGCGGCAAGGCGCTGCTGCTGGAGGCCGGAACGTTCGACGACGTCGCGGCGGCGGTGATGCTGCATCCCGGGCCGACCGACATCGCCGCCGCTCGCTCGCTCGCCTTGTCCGAGGTGGTCGTCGACTACCGGGGCAGAGAATCGCATGCCGCCGTCGCTCCGTATCTGGGCGTCAACGCCGCCGACGCCGTCACCGTCGCGCAGGTCTCCATCGGCTTGCTAAGGCAGCAATTGGCGCCTGGGCAGCTGGTCCACGGGATCGTCACCAACGGCGGGCAGGCGGTCAATGTCATCCCCGGTCACGCGACGCTGCAGTACGCGATGCGGGCCTTCGAGGTGGACTCGCTGCGAGAGTTGGAGGGCAGGATGTTCGCGTGCTTTGCCGCGGGCGCACTGGGTACCGGCTGCGAATACGAAATCAACACGCCATCACCGGCATACGCAGAGCTCAGGCCGGACGAGTGGCTGGCCGAAGTATGCCGGGAGGAGATGCGCCGACTCGGACGCGAGCCGGTGGCGCCCGAGTACGAGAAGGCGCTGCCGATGGGCAGCACCGATATGGGCAACCTCACGCATGTGCTGCCGGGGATCCACCCGGTGATCGGCGTCGACGCCGGCGGTGCCACCGTGCATCAGCGCGCGTTCGCCGCCGCCGCCGGCGGCCCGAGCGCCGACCGAGCCGTGGTCGAGGGCGCGGTCATGCTGGCGCGCACGGTCGTCCACCTCGCCCAGGACAGCGCCGAACGTGACCGGGTATTGGCCGCGTTGGAACGTCGGGCCGCGACATGAGCCTGGTTGACGCCGCGGAATCGTGGCTGGCCGCCCACTACGACGACCTGATCGAGTGGCGCCGGCACATCCATCGCTATCCGGAGTTGGGTCGGCAGGAATACGCCACCACGCAGTTCGTCGCCGAGCGGTTGGCCGAAGCGGGGCTCAATCCCAAGGTGCTGCCCGGCGGCACCGGGCTGACCTGCGACTTCGGTCCCCAACACGAGCCCCGGATCGCGCTGCGCGCCGACATGGACGCGCTGCCGATGGCCGAGCGGACCGGCGCGCCGTACGCCTCGACCATGCCGAACGTCGCGCATGCCTGCGGGCACGACGCGCACACCGCGATCCTGCTGGGCACCGCGCAGGCGCTGGCGGCGGTGCCGGAACTGCCGGTCGGGGTGCGGTTGATCTTTCAGGCCGCCGAGGAGCTGATGCCCGGCGGCGCGATCGACGCCATCGCGGCCGGAGCGCTGGCGGGGGTGTCCAGGATTTTCGCCCTGCATTGCGACCCCCGGCTGGAGGTCGGCAAAGTCGCGGTCCGGCAAGGGCCCATCACCTCGGCGGCCGACCACATCAACATCACGCTGTACTCGCCGGGTGGGCACACCTCGCGGCCACAC
The DNA window shown above is from Mycobacterium sp. Aquia_216 and carries:
- a CDS encoding amidohydrolase, with the protein product MSLVDAAESWLAAHYDDLIEWRRHIHRYPELGRQEYATTQFVAERLAEAGLNPKVLPGGTGLTCDFGPQHEPRIALRADMDALPMAERTGAPYASTMPNVAHACGHDAHTAILLGTAQALAAVPELPVGVRLIFQAAEELMPGGAIDAIAAGALAGVSRIFALHCDPRLEVGKVAVRQGPITSAADHINITLYSPGGHTSRPHLTSDLVYGLGTLITGVPGVLSRRLDPRNGTVLVWGAVNAGVAANAIPQNGQLSGTVRTASRHTWLELEEIIRQAVDALLLPLGIEHTMQYRRGVPPVVNEETSTRILSHAIEAVGPDALADTRQSGGGEDFSWYLEEVPGAMARLGVWPGEGPQLDLHQPNFDLDERALGVGLRVMVNIIEQSAAFSET
- the satS gene encoding protein export chaperone SatS, which gives rise to MAADLVPVRLSLSDGDRYTVWAPRWRDSGDEWEAFLGKDDDLYAFEAVADLVAFVRSGDDHDLVDHPAWKDLATAHAHSFEPAEAKQFDLVAVEELVAEKPSEESVTALAGVLAIVSSIGSVCELAAVSKFFNGNPSLGTVSGGIELFTGKAGAKRWNSIAEIIGRSWDDVLSAVEDIVSTPEVDEAAAQKAADELAEEREEPEDESEGQPEDESDGEAVDEEEAEPVDESVDEEDEEEDEAEVRAPGDTVVLGGDDDFWLQVGIDPVRIITSSGTFYTLRCYLDDRPIFLGRNGRISVFTSERSLARYLADEHDHDLSDLSTYDDIRTAATDGSLSVEVTDENIYVLSGLADDFADGPDAVDREQLDLAVELLRDIGDYSEESTVDKALETGKPLGKLVAYVLEPGSVGKPASPYSAAVREWEELEKFVDSRLRRE
- a CDS encoding alkaline phosphatase family protein; this encodes MPRVGPYAPRVFRAIRSPLILAGAVTLTWLAATPLAPRVTAAAALPRPAHIVIVVEENRSEGHIIGSPQNPFINALAAHGANMVASFAETHPSEPNYLALFAGNTFGVTRDSCPLNAGNAPNLGSELLGAGYTFIGYAEDLPAAGSPVCSAGKYARKHVPWANFTNVPPASSVPFSAFPQGNYASLPTVSFVIPNNDNNMHDGSVAQGDTWLNRQLSGYANWAAANNSLLIVTWDEDDGSGSQGNRNQIPTIIYGAHVQPGNYSEQMSHYNLLSTIEQMYGLPKTGNAANAPAIASIWAG
- a CDS encoding M20 family metallopeptidase; its protein translation is MATNTALDSVESAVRRRGVDLVELSHTIHAEPELAFAEHRSCAKTQALVAERGFEVTSAAGGLDTAFRADFGSGPLVIGVCAEYDALPGIGHACGHNIIAASAVGTALALAEVADELGLTVALIGTPAEEAGGGKALLLEAGTFDDVAAAVMLHPGPTDIAAARSLALSEVVVDYRGRESHAAVAPYLGVNAADAVTVAQVSIGLLRQQLAPGQLVHGIVTNGGQAVNVIPGHATLQYAMRAFEVDSLRELEGRMFACFAAGALGTGCEYEINTPSPAYAELRPDEWLAEVCREEMRRLGREPVAPEYEKALPMGSTDMGNLTHVLPGIHPVIGVDAGGATVHQRAFAAAAGGPSADRAVVEGAVMLARTVVHLAQDSAERDRVLAALERRAAT
- a CDS encoding purine-nucleoside phosphorylase; this encodes MSDVASEKLQLARRAAHSIRERTGVDQHDIAIVLGSGWSPAIAELGSPDVVLPQAQLPGFAPPRAAGHPGELLSVRIGEHRVLVLAGRVHAYEGHDLSHVVHPVRAACAAGAGIVVLTNAAGGLRTDMRVGQPVLISDHLNLTARSPLVGAQFVDLTDAYAARLRRLARAADPELTEGVYAGLPGPHYETPAEIRMLQTLGADLVGMSTVHETIAARAAGAEVLGISLVTNLAAGITGAPLSHADVMAAGAASASRIGALLALIIKRIARI
- a CDS encoding cutinase family protein gives rise to the protein MSFGRWPIVGVVVAVAVSVAALVSGPAPTALADCPDVQLIFARGTNEPPGLGVVGDALFAALQPVLGGRNFDNYAVNYPASYNFLTTGDGANDARDHIAAMVDQCPGTHLILGGFSQGAAAVSMLAGVPPLGNTIGDFGSAPALDPGLASKIRAVAVFGNPGNRFNTPLSTAGQFAGRAIDLCSPGDPVCVVGGRDRDAHHDYSIPPYPGQAASFIAGRV